The following are from one region of the Hydrogenophaga sp. BPS33 genome:
- a CDS encoding DUF2271 domain-containing protein: MRLKYPSTLAAALVGLPPLGLAAGLDVQIQLPRLNVSEYHRPYVAAWIEHASGEVGANLVVWHDQNMGIEEGGKWLRELRQWWRRSGREMRMPADGVSGATRPPGSHRLQFSEGKAPLPQQLKPGSYRLVVEAAREQGEREVVQLPFEWPPGKASQATSRGITELGEVTLELKP, from the coding sequence ATGCGACTGAAATACCCAAGCACCCTCGCCGCAGCCCTCGTCGGCCTGCCACCACTGGGCCTGGCCGCGGGCCTGGACGTGCAGATCCAGCTGCCACGGCTCAACGTCTCCGAGTACCACAGGCCCTACGTCGCCGCCTGGATCGAGCACGCCAGCGGCGAAGTCGGGGCCAACCTGGTGGTGTGGCACGACCAGAACATGGGCATCGAGGAAGGCGGCAAATGGCTGCGCGAATTGCGCCAATGGTGGCGGCGCAGCGGCCGCGAGATGCGCATGCCGGCAGACGGTGTGAGCGGCGCGACCCGCCCGCCGGGCAGCCACCGGTTGCAGTTCAGCGAAGGCAAAGCGCCTCTGCCCCAGCAGCTCAAGCCCGGCAGCTACCGGCTGGTGGTGGAAGCGGCGCGCGAACAGGGCGAGCGCGAAGTGGTGCAACTGCCGTTCGAATGGCCACCGGGCAAGGCCTCGCAGGCGACGTCGCGCGGCATCACGGAGCTGGGCGAGGTCACGCTGGAGCTGAAACCGTAG
- a CDS encoding nucleoside recognition domain-containing protein: protein MALNWVWIGLFTVAFATALVRWVLGEDSLPQALLSAMFDGARSGFEISLGLAGVMALWLGLMKVGERAGMIELLARVAGPLLRRLFPGVPQGHPAQGAMTMNISANLLGLDNAATPLGLTAMRELQTLNTEKAGAASNAQIMFVVMNTAGLTLIPTSVIAIRQSIALKQGLGAGFNAADIFLPVLLVTFISLLAGVLAVAVCQRLPLWRPRFLLPVLLAGGLLAWAVTALAGLPAEQAARIAGATGAGVILGVVALFLIAGAWRRVNVYDAFIDGAKEGFAVAVQIVPYLIAILIAIGVFRAAGCMDFLMAGIGAAVAAMGWNTDFLPALPVGLMKILSGSGARGLMIDVMQTHGVDSFAGRLAAIVQGSTETTFYVLAVYFGSVGVKQARHALACALFADVVGLAAAIGVGYAMFR from the coding sequence ATGGCGTTGAACTGGGTCTGGATCGGTTTGTTCACTGTGGCGTTTGCCACCGCGCTGGTGCGCTGGGTGCTGGGCGAGGACAGCCTGCCGCAGGCGCTGTTGTCGGCCATGTTCGACGGTGCGCGCTCGGGCTTCGAGATCTCGCTGGGCCTGGCAGGCGTGATGGCGCTGTGGCTCGGTCTCATGAAGGTGGGCGAGCGCGCCGGCATGATCGAACTGCTCGCGCGCGTTGCCGGTCCCTTGCTGCGGCGCCTGTTCCCGGGTGTGCCCCAGGGCCACCCGGCGCAGGGCGCGATGACCATGAACATCTCGGCCAACCTGCTCGGGCTGGACAACGCGGCCACGCCGCTGGGCCTCACCGCCATGCGCGAGCTGCAGACCCTCAACACCGAGAAGGCGGGCGCGGCGAGCAACGCGCAGATCATGTTCGTGGTGATGAACACCGCGGGCCTCACCTTGATCCCGACCTCGGTGATCGCCATCCGCCAGAGCATCGCGCTCAAGCAGGGCCTGGGCGCGGGCTTCAATGCGGCCGACATCTTTCTGCCGGTGCTGCTGGTCACCTTCATCTCGCTGCTGGCGGGTGTGCTGGCCGTGGCGGTGTGCCAGCGCCTGCCGCTGTGGCGCCCGCGTTTCCTGCTGCCGGTGCTGCTCGCTGGCGGCTTGCTGGCCTGGGCGGTGACGGCATTGGCCGGCCTGCCCGCCGAGCAAGCCGCGCGCATTGCGGGGGCGACCGGTGCGGGCGTGATCCTCGGCGTGGTGGCGCTGTTTCTGATCGCGGGTGCGTGGCGGCGCGTGAACGTGTACGACGCCTTCATCGACGGCGCGAAGGAAGGCTTTGCCGTGGCGGTGCAGATCGTGCCCTACCTCATCGCCATCCTGATCGCCATCGGCGTGTTCCGCGCGGCGGGCTGCATGGATTTCCTGATGGCGGGTATTGGCGCGGCCGTGGCGGCGATGGGCTGGAACACCGACTTCCTGCCGGCGCTGCCCGTGGGTCTGATGAAGATCCTCTCGGGCTCCGGCGCGCGTGGTTTGATGATCGACGTCATGCAGACCCATGGCGTGGATTCGTTTGCCGGACGGCTGGCCGCCATCGTGCAGGGCTCGACCGAGACCACGTTCTATGTGCTCGCGGTGTACTTCGGCAGCGTCGGCGTGAAGCAAGCGCGGCACGCATTGGCGTGCGCGCTGTTCGCCGACGTGGTGGGGCTGGCGGCGGCGATCGGGGTGGGGTACGCGATGTTCCGGTGA
- a CDS encoding VOC family protein, whose amino-acid sequence MPAQLCAYLSYNGNCAEAMQFYAKVLNAKLEALITYDQMPGDEPVPPGMGNKVMHAYLVHPDFALMAGDAMPDTPFDGIKGAMMALTYPDVAQAERVFKALSEGGKVSMPMEETFWAKTFGMVTDRFGTPWAVNGGPKDMPKG is encoded by the coding sequence ATGCCCGCCCAACTCTGTGCCTACCTGTCCTACAACGGCAACTGCGCCGAAGCCATGCAGTTCTATGCGAAGGTGCTCAACGCCAAACTGGAAGCCTTGATCACCTACGACCAGATGCCCGGTGACGAACCCGTACCGCCCGGCATGGGCAACAAGGTCATGCACGCCTACCTGGTGCACCCCGACTTCGCGCTCATGGCCGGTGACGCCATGCCCGACACGCCGTTCGACGGCATCAAGGGCGCGATGATGGCCTTGACCTATCCCGACGTCGCACAGGCCGAGCGCGTGTTCAAGGCCCTGTCCGAGGGCGGCAAGGTGAGCATGCCGATGGAAGAAACCTTCTGGGCCAAGACCTTCGGCATGGTCACCGACCGCTTCGGCACACCCTGGGCGGTCAACGGCGGACCCAAGGACATGCCCAAGGGCTAA
- a CDS encoding ABC transporter permease, with the protein MRPWLAPALLILLALLLTLPVLSLGASWFQFDAVAQDVLAQMAQTVLPDYTLTTLVLCVSVALGVSVVGMGTASAVTLFDFPGRRFFEWALLLPLAMPAYVVAYAYTDFLQFSGPLQVGLRETFGLTGRVFPEVRNTPGAVWVFTFSLYPYVYLLARTALTERAGQLMEAARLLGAPLARRIREIALPLARPAVAAGVALALMETLADFGVSSYFGIQTFTAGVYKAWLSMDNRMAAAQLATILLATVSLLLWLEHRAQRRMRFSTLRGQRANSAEALPTRLRAGRAAAAILVCALPIAFGFVLPVLFMLRPLVGGWDELPWTAFLQWARNSIWLAGLAAAMATAIALVLAFAVRTRPGRVTRGVAQLTSLGYAVPGAVIVVGILLPVGWVQSVHPESSVGYWVTATALGIVWAYLVRFTAVALQSMQSGYARVPASLDDSARMLGATGLGLVARVHWPLLKRSTAAALLLVFVDVMKELPATLVLRPFNSDTLAVVAYQLARDERLGEAALPALTLVLVGLVPVILLSRALRQR; encoded by the coding sequence ATGCGACCTTGGCTGGCTCCGGCCCTCTTGATCCTGCTTGCCCTGCTGCTCACGCTGCCGGTGCTGTCGCTGGGCGCGTCGTGGTTCCAGTTCGACGCGGTGGCGCAGGACGTGCTCGCGCAGATGGCGCAAACCGTGCTGCCCGACTACACGCTCACCACGCTGGTGCTGTGCGTGAGTGTGGCGCTGGGCGTGTCGGTGGTGGGCATGGGCACGGCGAGCGCGGTCACGCTGTTCGACTTTCCCGGCCGCCGCTTCTTCGAATGGGCGCTGCTGCTGCCGCTGGCCATGCCGGCCTATGTGGTGGCCTACGCCTACACCGACTTCCTGCAGTTCAGTGGGCCGCTGCAGGTGGGGCTGCGCGAGACCTTCGGCCTCACCGGCCGCGTGTTTCCGGAGGTGCGCAACACGCCTGGCGCGGTCTGGGTGTTCACGTTCTCGCTCTATCCCTATGTGTATCTGCTCGCCCGCACGGCGCTGACCGAACGTGCCGGCCAACTGATGGAGGCGGCGCGCCTGCTCGGTGCCCCGTTGGCGCGGCGCATCCGCGAGATCGCATTGCCGCTGGCGCGCCCAGCCGTGGCGGCGGGTGTGGCACTGGCGCTCATGGAGACGCTCGCCGACTTCGGGGTGTCCAGCTATTTCGGCATTCAGACCTTCACCGCGGGCGTGTACAAAGCTTGGCTGTCGATGGACAACCGCATGGCAGCGGCCCAACTGGCGACGATCCTGCTGGCCACGGTGTCGCTGCTGCTCTGGCTCGAACACCGCGCACAGCGCCGCATGCGCTTTTCGACCTTGCGTGGCCAGCGGGCCAACAGCGCCGAAGCCTTGCCCACGCGCCTGCGCGCGGGCCGCGCGGCAGCGGCCATCCTGGTGTGCGCCTTGCCGATCGCCTTCGGTTTCGTGTTGCCGGTCCTGTTCATGCTGCGCCCCCTGGTTGGTGGCTGGGACGAGCTGCCCTGGACCGCGTTCCTGCAATGGGCGCGCAACAGCATCTGGCTGGCCGGCCTGGCCGCTGCGATGGCCACGGCCATCGCACTCGTGCTGGCATTTGCGGTGCGCACGCGCCCGGGCCGTGTCACACGGGGCGTGGCACAACTCACCAGCCTGGGTTATGCCGTGCCGGGGGCGGTGATCGTGGTGGGCATTCTCTTGCCCGTGGGCTGGGTGCAGTCGGTGCACCCCGAGTCGAGCGTGGGCTACTGGGTGACGGCCACGGCGCTGGGCATTGTCTGGGCCTACCTGGTGCGCTTCACCGCCGTGGCCTTGCAGTCGATGCAGAGTGGTTATGCCCGCGTGCCAGCCAGCCTGGACGATTCGGCGCGCATGCTGGGCGCGACCGGTCTGGGCCTGGTCGCGCGTGTGCACTGGCCCTTGTTGAAACGGTCCACCGCCGCTGCCTTGCTGCTGGTGTTCGTGGACGTGATGAAGGAATTGCCCGCCACCCTGGTGCTGCGTCCGTTCAACAGCGACACCCTGGCGGTGGTGGCCTACCAGCTGGCGCGCGACGAGCGCCTGGGCGAGGCGGCCTTGCCCGCGTTGACGCTGGTGCTGGTAGGCCTCGTGCCGGTGATTCTGCTCAGCCGGGCCTTGCGGCAGCGCTGA
- a CDS encoding ABC transporter ATP-binding protein — protein sequence MFLQVSQLSVRYAGLSHAAVDGVSLGLRAGDIGVLIGPSGCGKTTLLRAVAGLERASGGSIQLDGETVSQERFHMPAEQRRIGMVFQDYALFPHLDVGRNIAFGIHRLPHAERDARVAEVLALVGLAGMQSRFPHELSGGQQQRVALARALAPRPRLLLLDEPFSNLDVDLRERLAHEVRGILKAAGATALFVTHDQLEAFAIGDVIGVMHEGHLHQWEDAYALYHRPATRFVAEFIGHGVFAPAQIHLDGEYGVTVQTPLGVLRDVEECPLPTAYEAGLCDVLLRADDIVHDDNAPVKAQIVRKAFRGSEFLYTLRLASGEVLMTHVPSHHNHAVGEWIGIRAEVDHVVTFERGAGASAPPAPGVARAPSF from the coding sequence ATGTTCCTGCAAGTCTCTCAGCTCAGCGTGCGGTATGCCGGCCTCTCGCACGCGGCGGTCGACGGCGTGTCGCTGGGGCTGCGCGCGGGTGACATCGGTGTGCTGATCGGCCCGTCGGGTTGCGGCAAGACCACCTTGCTGCGTGCGGTGGCGGGTCTGGAGCGTGCCAGTGGTGGCAGCATCCAACTCGATGGCGAGACCGTGAGCCAGGAGCGCTTTCACATGCCGGCCGAGCAGCGCCGCATCGGCATGGTGTTCCAGGACTACGCGCTCTTTCCGCACCTGGACGTGGGCCGCAACATCGCCTTTGGCATCCACCGCCTGCCGCACGCCGAGCGCGATGCGCGCGTGGCCGAGGTGCTGGCCCTGGTCGGACTCGCGGGCATGCAGTCGCGCTTCCCGCACGAACTCTCCGGCGGGCAGCAGCAACGCGTGGCATTGGCCCGTGCGCTGGCGCCGCGACCGCGGCTGCTGTTGCTGGACGAGCCCTTCTCCAATCTCGACGTCGACCTGCGCGAGCGATTGGCGCACGAAGTGCGCGGCATCCTGAAAGCCGCGGGTGCAACGGCGCTGTTCGTCACGCACGACCAGCTGGAAGCTTTTGCCATCGGCGATGTGATCGGCGTGATGCACGAAGGCCATCTGCACCAGTGGGAAGACGCCTACGCGCTGTACCACCGCCCGGCCACGCGCTTCGTGGCCGAGTTCATCGGCCATGGTGTTTTCGCGCCGGCGCAGATCCACCTGGATGGCGAATACGGCGTGACGGTGCAGACCCCGCTGGGCGTGCTGCGCGACGTGGAGGAATGTCCGTTGCCCACGGCCTACGAGGCGGGCCTGTGCGACGTGCTGCTGCGCGCCGACGACATCGTGCACGACGACAACGCACCGGTAAAAGCGCAGATCGTGCGCAAGGCATTTCGCGGTTCGGAGTTTCTCTACACCTTGCGCCTGGCCAGTGGAGAAGTGCTGATGACCCATGTGCCCTCGCACCACAACCACGCGGTGGGCGAGTGGATCGGCATCCGCGCCGAAGTCGACCACGTGGTGACCTTCGAGCGCGGCGCGGGCGCAAGCGCCCCGCCCGCGCCCGGTGTGGCCAGGGCACCCTCCTTCTGA
- a CDS encoding PepSY-associated TM helix domain-containing protein, translated as MTAAQRVPTPGAGTKPSRFHAVAWRWHFYAGLYVVPFLLMLALTGLVMVFFTGFQTRLGPVVTVGVTEQGPLPVSAQAQAVLELRSQAVLREYIAPRAVDQASWFVVARDGVTEAVAVNPYTAQVLQLVDKDHTVFAWAQKIHGTLLLGDVGDRLIEIAAGLGIVMIVTGLYLWWPRGGTRWVQVLLPNLRLKGRLWWRSLHASMGFWLSALLLMFLLTGLSWTGVWGAKLVQPWGTFPAAKWDAVPPSDATHAELNPAGLHEVPWGLEQTPLPSSGSAVGAVGVPLGEPVNLDTVAALAKRLGFAGQHHIQLPQGETGVFTISADTMSGDLGLPTQDRTVHVDRYSGRVLAEVGFADYPWLAKAMAVGVALHQGDLGLWNAWLNVLFCLAIVFLCVSGVVVWWRRRPSGARWRLGAPPLPRDLPLWKGGAVVMCLVALAFPLTGLVLVAVLLLDGLVSYSLSRLREGVL; from the coding sequence ATGACTGCTGCGCAACGCGTGCCCACACCGGGCGCGGGGACGAAGCCGTCCCGGTTTCACGCCGTCGCCTGGCGCTGGCATTTCTACGCCGGCCTGTACGTCGTGCCCTTTCTGCTCATGCTCGCGCTCACGGGCCTGGTCATGGTGTTCTTCACCGGCTTCCAGACCCGCCTCGGGCCGGTGGTGACGGTGGGCGTGACCGAGCAAGGGCCTTTGCCTGTGAGCGCACAAGCGCAGGCGGTGCTCGAACTGCGCTCGCAGGCGGTGCTGCGCGAGTACATCGCGCCGCGCGCCGTGGACCAGGCGAGTTGGTTTGTGGTGGCGCGTGACGGCGTCACCGAAGCCGTGGCGGTGAACCCCTACACCGCGCAGGTGCTGCAACTGGTGGACAAGGACCACACCGTGTTCGCCTGGGCTCAGAAGATCCATGGCACCTTGCTGCTCGGCGACGTGGGCGACCGGCTGATCGAAATTGCAGCGGGCTTGGGCATCGTGATGATCGTGACCGGGTTGTACCTGTGGTGGCCGCGGGGCGGCACGCGTTGGGTACAGGTGCTGCTGCCGAATCTGCGCCTGAAGGGCCGGCTGTGGTGGCGCTCGCTGCACGCGAGCATGGGGTTCTGGTTGAGCGCGTTGCTGTTGATGTTCCTGCTCACTGGTCTGTCGTGGACCGGGGTCTGGGGCGCGAAGCTCGTGCAACCCTGGGGCACCTTTCCCGCCGCGAAGTGGGACGCGGTGCCGCCGTCCGATGCGACGCATGCAGAACTCAATCCGGCGGGCCTGCACGAGGTGCCATGGGGGCTGGAGCAGACGCCCTTGCCGTCTTCGGGTTCGGCGGTCGGTGCGGTGGGCGTACCTTTGGGTGAGCCGGTGAACCTCGACACCGTGGCCGCGCTGGCGAAGCGGCTGGGCTTCGCGGGGCAGCACCACATTCAGCTGCCCCAAGGCGAGACGGGCGTGTTCACGATTTCCGCCGACACCATGAGCGGCGACCTGGGCCTTCCCACACAGGACCGCACGGTGCACGTGGACCGCTACAGCGGCCGGGTGCTGGCCGAGGTCGGGTTCGCGGACTATCCCTGGCTGGCCAAGGCCATGGCGGTGGGCGTGGCGCTGCACCAGGGAGACCTTGGGCTGTGGAATGCCTGGCTCAATGTGCTGTTCTGTCTGGCCATCGTGTTCCTGTGTGTCAGCGGTGTGGTCGTGTGGTGGAGGCGTCGGCCTTCGGGTGCTCGTTGGCGCCTCGGTGCGCCGCCGCTGCCTCGGGACTTGCCGCTTTGGAAGGGTGGGGCGGTGGTCATGTGCCTCGTGGCGTTGGCGTTTCCGCTGACGGGGCTGGTGTTGGTGGCGGTGCTGTTGCTCGATGGCCTCGTGTCTTACTCCCTCTCCCGCTTGAGGGAGGGGGTCCTCTGA
- a CDS encoding copper chaperone PCu(A)C, with the protein MKQLLISTLLAITANAWAQAPALVDVKDAWVRATVAQQKATGAFMQLTARADTRVVGVQSPIAGVAQIHEMAMEKDVMRMRELKAGLPLPAGQPVELKPGGYHVMLMDLKGQVKAGDVVPLTFVLEGPDGKRSTLAVKAPVRALGGGTAAPAAAVPDAHSQHKH; encoded by the coding sequence ATGAAACAACTGCTCATCTCCACCCTCTTGGCGATCACTGCCAACGCCTGGGCGCAAGCGCCCGCACTTGTCGACGTGAAGGACGCCTGGGTGCGCGCCACCGTCGCGCAGCAGAAGGCCACAGGCGCCTTCATGCAACTCACCGCCAGGGCCGACACGCGCGTGGTCGGTGTCCAGTCACCCATCGCAGGCGTGGCGCAAATCCACGAAATGGCGATGGAAAAAGATGTGATGCGCATGCGCGAACTCAAGGCCGGACTGCCATTGCCCGCGGGCCAGCCGGTCGAGCTCAAGCCTGGTGGCTACCACGTGATGCTGATGGACCTCAAGGGCCAGGTGAAGGCCGGCGACGTGGTACCCCTGACCTTCGTGCTCGAAGGCCCGGACGGCAAGCGCTCCACGCTCGCGGTGAAGGCGCCGGTGCGGGCGCTGGGCGGCGGCACGGCCGCGCCCGCTGCGGCCGTGCCGGACGCACACAGCCAGCACAAGCACTGA
- a CDS encoding DUF2946 family protein encodes MPFTRATRRFAAWLAMLAWLLGALAPTVAQAVVSSQGHAGWVQVCSASGMVWRQVDAVDGDTSGDTSGDMGASFAEAQRHCPALNGALGLPPAPPASPHAFGTHAEAPQAPIRSATPASPWPTALSRAPPPQA; translated from the coding sequence ATGCCGTTCACCCGCGCCACCCGCCGATTCGCCGCCTGGCTTGCCATGCTGGCCTGGTTGCTGGGCGCGCTCGCGCCCACGGTGGCGCAGGCGGTGGTGTCGTCGCAAGGCCATGCGGGCTGGGTGCAGGTGTGCAGCGCCAGCGGCATGGTCTGGCGGCAGGTCGACGCGGTGGATGGCGATACCTCGGGCGACACTTCAGGCGATATGGGTGCGAGCTTCGCCGAGGCCCAGCGCCATTGCCCTGCATTGAACGGCGCGCTCGGATTGCCGCCCGCACCACCGGCATCTCCCCATGCGTTTGGGACCCATGCCGAAGCACCCCAGGCGCCGATCCGCTCGGCCACGCCGGCCTCGCCCTGGCCGACCGCGCTTTCGCGCGCGCCACCACCGCAGGCCTGA
- a CDS encoding glutathione S-transferase, which yields MLKLCGFSASNYYNVVKLAMLEKGVAFDEELAWIGETDKASSPLGKVPYLKTGAGAMSESTVILDYLESAYPQHPLVPTDPFAAAKVRELVRYTELHLELVARNLYPEAFFGGKVSDAAKEKIGEQLEKNVAAFAKLAVFSPYLAGDTFTLADCAGIVHLPIVSGATKIIYGRDFLADLPLRDYIKKMGERPAVQKVNADRKANTEEMLKRTKG from the coding sequence ATGCTCAAACTCTGCGGCTTCTCGGCCAGCAACTACTACAACGTCGTCAAGCTCGCCATGCTCGAAAAGGGCGTCGCGTTCGACGAAGAACTGGCCTGGATCGGCGAGACCGACAAGGCCAGCAGCCCGCTGGGCAAGGTGCCCTATCTGAAGACCGGCGCGGGCGCGATGTCGGAGTCGACGGTGATCCTGGACTACCTCGAATCGGCCTACCCGCAACACCCGCTGGTGCCCACCGACCCGTTCGCCGCCGCCAAGGTGCGTGAGCTGGTGCGCTACACCGAGCTGCACCTGGAACTCGTGGCGCGCAACCTCTACCCCGAGGCCTTCTTCGGCGGCAAGGTGAGCGACGCCGCGAAGGAGAAGATCGGCGAGCAGCTGGAGAAGAACGTGGCGGCGTTCGCCAAGCTGGCGGTGTTCTCGCCCTACCTCGCGGGCGACACGTTCACACTGGCCGATTGCGCCGGCATCGTGCACCTGCCGATCGTGAGCGGTGCGACCAAGATCATCTATGGCCGCGACTTCCTGGCCGACCTGCCGCTGCGCGACTACATCAAGAAGATGGGCGAGCGGCCTGCCGTGCAAAAGGTCAACGCCGATCGCAAAGCGAACACCGAAGAGATGTTGAAGCGCACGAAGGGGTGA
- a CDS encoding TonB-dependent receptor family protein: MAGTVHAQTTGERDVAGALAPVVITGSSAWQDRWLAPGSLDVVDGEELRAGQLQINLSEGLGRVPGLVVRNRQNYAQDLQISMRGYGARAPFGVRGVRLYVDGIPASAPDGQGQAANFPLGSADRIEVIRGPFSALYGASAGGVIALYTQDGQRPTEWRSGLVAGANGLWRFSTQVSGQTGTAEQPGWSYTLDAGKFATDGERPQSAASRSTGNLKLSRAHEGGRTVLVLNRQSSQALDPLGLTRAEFDANPRQTTGAATQFNTRKSVSQTQVGLAWEQALGGGHRLELMGYGGQRAVRQFQAIPSGAQIPAGSAGGVIDLDRDYWGWNARWRLDRTYDSGRLTVAAGIASDQQSEDRLGYENFVGTTLGVQGRLRRDETNRASTFDPYVQAEWRTSATTYMAGLRHSSVRFKSADHYIAPGNPDDSGAVKFDGWSPVLGVRRELTPQLQAFASLGRGLETPTLNEVAYRPSGLTGLNSAVNASRSLSAEAGLRGRQGWGSWSATLFETRTQDEIVVLSNTGGRSTFQNAGRTRRHGLELAGLMQWGPFTITPALTWMDARYRDGFLTCTASPCAVPTVSVPAGSRLPGLARQQAYLQVAWEPGWANSVFTLEALHTGRMAVNDRNTDFTAASTVFNLGVRFEQQRGDWTWREFLRVDNVTDRTYAGSVIVNEGNNRFFEPGAGRAWAVGVELVRKFR; this comes from the coding sequence CAGTTGCAGATCAACCTCTCCGAAGGCCTGGGTCGCGTGCCGGGCCTGGTGGTGCGCAACCGGCAGAACTACGCGCAAGACCTGCAGATTTCCATGCGCGGCTACGGCGCGCGCGCGCCCTTCGGTGTGCGCGGCGTGCGGCTGTATGTGGACGGCATTCCCGCCAGCGCGCCCGACGGGCAAGGCCAGGCGGCGAACTTTCCCCTCGGCAGCGCCGACCGCATCGAAGTGATCCGTGGGCCGTTCTCCGCGCTCTACGGCGCATCGGCCGGGGGCGTGATCGCGCTCTACACGCAGGACGGGCAGCGCCCCACCGAATGGCGCAGCGGCCTGGTCGCCGGCGCCAACGGCCTGTGGCGCTTTTCCACCCAAGTCAGCGGGCAGACCGGCACGGCCGAACAACCCGGCTGGTCGTACACGCTGGACGCGGGCAAGTTCGCCACCGATGGCGAACGCCCGCAGTCGGCCGCGTCGCGCAGCACCGGCAACCTCAAGCTCAGCCGCGCGCACGAGGGAGGGCGCACCGTGCTCGTGCTCAACCGCCAGAGCAGCCAGGCACTGGACCCGCTAGGCCTCACGCGCGCCGAGTTCGACGCCAACCCGCGCCAGACCACCGGTGCCGCCACGCAGTTCAACACACGCAAGAGCGTGTCGCAGACCCAGGTCGGCCTGGCGTGGGAGCAGGCCCTGGGCGGCGGTCACCGCCTCGAGCTCATGGGCTATGGGGGGCAGCGCGCGGTGCGCCAGTTCCAGGCCATTCCCAGCGGTGCACAAATTCCCGCTGGCAGCGCAGGCGGCGTGATCGATCTGGACCGCGACTACTGGGGCTGGAACGCGCGCTGGCGGCTCGACCGCACCTACGACAGCGGCCGCCTCACCGTGGCGGCCGGCATCGCGTCCGACCAGCAGAGCGAGGACCGCCTGGGCTACGAGAACTTCGTCGGCACCACGCTCGGCGTGCAAGGCCGCCTGCGCCGCGACGAGACCAACCGCGCCAGCACCTTCGACCCCTATGTGCAAGCCGAGTGGCGCACCTCGGCCACGACCTACATGGCCGGCCTGCGGCATTCGAGCGTGCGTTTCAAGTCCGCCGACCACTACATCGCGCCGGGCAACCCGGACGACAGCGGCGCGGTGAAGTTCGACGGCTGGAGCCCGGTGCTGGGCGTGCGGCGCGAACTCACGCCACAGCTGCAGGCCTTCGCCAGCCTGGGCCGGGGATTGGAGACGCCCACGCTCAACGAAGTGGCCTACCGCCCCTCGGGCCTCACCGGCCTCAACAGCGCGGTGAACGCTTCGCGCAGCCTGAGCGCCGAAGCCGGCTTGCGTGGGCGGCAAGGCTGGGGCAGCTGGAGCGCCACGCTGTTCGAGACCCGCACGCAGGACGAGATCGTGGTGCTCTCCAACACCGGCGGGCGGTCGACCTTCCAGAACGCGGGGCGCACGCGCCGCCATGGCCTGGAACTCGCGGGCCTGATGCAGTGGGGCCCGTTCACCATCACCCCGGCACTCACCTGGATGGACGCGCGCTACCGAGATGGTTTCCTCACCTGCACCGCCTCACCCTGCGCCGTGCCCACCGTGTCGGTGCCCGCGGGCAGCCGCCTGCCGGGGCTGGCGCGCCAGCAGGCCTACTTGCAGGTGGCGTGGGAGCCGGGCTGGGCCAACAGCGTGTTCACGCTGGAAGCGCTGCACACCGGGCGCATGGCCGTGAACGACCGCAACACCGACTTCACCGCCGCCAGCACCGTCTTCAACCTCGGTGTGCGCTTCGAGCAGCAGCGGGGTGACTGGACCTGGCGCGAGTTCCTGCGCGTGGACAACGTGACCGACCGCACCTACGCGGGCTCGGTCATCGTCAACGAAGGCAACAACCGCTTCTTCGAACCGGGCGCGGGACGCGCGTGGGCGGTCGGTGTGGAACTGGTGCGCAAGTTCCGCTGA